The proteins below are encoded in one region of Campylobacter rectus:
- the cas3 gene encoding CRISPR-associated helicase Cas3', whose protein sequence is MQISSSFNSHPKKSYNFHVKNISDSFGESDHKETASFHDIAKIAQRFQDYINLEIENFTSKDDFEKARQKLKTTHTLESAFIYFFTRVDKDINFLANFFTILKHHSDLPDLKSFFSELGNIKAKIKDKFKKINEVICRLNLEIRPDVNEFVDYFFDLEAELEKYQILDNYFIFKKRYSRLVLTDKFEAIFSKPYKNVEILSDEKIDLYLNKMEYIIASKQNGSKNKYRTKAKELIFQNFNHNTQKDKFLIKAPTGIGKTFLALNLALQIAKIKGDKRRVITAIPFTSIIDQTHNEYQKIISDQNVLKYHHLTSYKSSKIDKEKDNEDEQEQFMQKVFLADIWHENFIVTTFNQLFYVFFSNHNRDNLKLETLRDSVIIIDEIQNIPRVLLKPISAAFNEFTKRYNIHFILMSATMPHIAAELENFTELSSPVLYERDRDRYELVYKPNLNDFDILKDEILAHKDQSVLCVVNTISKAKKLYEVIKNKSENKDSIYLLTTHQIPLHRVEIIDEIKAKLGNDKKIILIATQLIEAGVDLSFGIGFREFAPFGSIIQAAGRVNREGLSDKPAKVIVFDYLEGKSFPYHDTDLQEDKIKEILSQNIKESEIYNVLESYFESTKNETTSVNLLQYAKNLEFQTLFKKFNENFMPKQDWKVSLFVEQYSGHFSEFLDNRDKLLQSNDDKFKILAEIKDLEKDLGLYTISVGENLLEELKKDYKTTLKDYFGIRILPPGNFYNKFDGFLPKLTIAEEVFD, encoded by the coding sequence ATGCAAATTTCAAGCTCTTTTAACTCGCACCCTAAAAAATCTTATAATTTTCATGTAAAAAATATAAGCGATAGCTTTGGTGAAAGCGACCATAAAGAGACAGCATCCTTTCACGATATTGCTAAGATTGCACAGAGATTTCAAGATTATATAAATTTAGAAATAGAGAATTTTACCTCAAAAGATGATTTTGAAAAAGCTCGACAAAAGCTAAAAACAACGCATACTCTAGAGAGTGCTTTTATATATTTTTTTACTAGAGTCGATAAAGATATAAATTTTTTAGCTAATTTTTTTACTATTCTAAAACATCATTCCGATTTGCCCGATCTTAAATCTTTCTTTAGCGAACTAGGCAATATAAAAGCAAAGATAAAAGATAAATTTAAAAAGATAAATGAAGTGATTTGTAGATTAAATTTAGAGATAAGGCCTGATGTTAATGAATTTGTCGACTATTTTTTTGATTTAGAGGCCGAGCTGGAAAAATACCAAATTTTAGATAACTACTTTATTTTTAAGAAGCGCTATTCGAGGCTTGTTTTGACTGATAAATTTGAAGCTATTTTTTCTAAGCCTTATAAAAATGTAGAAATTTTAAGTGATGAAAAAATAGATCTTTACCTTAATAAGATGGAATATATTATAGCCTCAAAGCAAAATGGCAGTAAAAACAAATACAGAACAAAAGCAAAAGAACTTATTTTTCAAAATTTTAATCATAATACGCAAAAAGATAAGTTTTTGATTAAAGCGCCCACCGGTATAGGAAAAACGTTTTTGGCTCTAAATTTGGCATTGCAAATAGCTAAAATAAAAGGCGATAAAAGACGTGTTATAACAGCTATACCATTTACCTCTATCATAGATCAAACACATAACGAATATCAAAAGATAATATCCGACCAAAACGTACTAAAATATCACCACCTAACAAGCTATAAAAGTAGTAAAATAGACAAAGAGAAAGATAATGAAGATGAGCAAGAGCAGTTTATGCAAAAAGTATTTTTGGCCGATATTTGGCATGAGAATTTTATCGTTACGACTTTTAATCAATTATTTTACGTATTTTTTTCAAATCACAATAGAGATAATTTAAAACTAGAAACCTTGCGAGATAGCGTTATCATAATAGACGAGATACAAAATATCCCAAGAGTTTTATTGAAGCCGATTTCTGCCGCTTTTAATGAATTTACAAAAAGATACAATATCCACTTTATACTTATGTCTGCGACTATGCCTCATATTGCAGCAGAGCTTGAAAATTTTACCGAGCTTTCAAGCCCCGTTTTATACGAGCGAGATAGGGATAGATATGAGCTCGTTTATAAGCCAAATTTAAACGATTTTGATATCCTAAAAGATGAAATTTTAGCCCATAAAGATCAAAGCGTACTCTGTGTCGTAAATACCATCTCAAAAGCTAAAAAGCTATATGAAGTCATAAAAAACAAAAGCGAGAATAAAGATAGCATCTATCTTTTGACTACGCACCAAATTCCGCTTCACAGAGTTGAGATTATTGACGAAATAAAGGCTAAATTAGGTAATGATAAAAAGATTATTTTGATTGCAACGCAGCTAATCGAAGCCGGAGTCGATCTTAGCTTTGGTATAGGTTTTCGAGAGTTCGCTCCCTTTGGCTCTATTATCCAAGCTGCGGGCAGAGTAAATCGTGAAGGCCTGTCAGACAAGCCTGCAAAAGTTATAGTTTTTGATTATTTAGAAGGCAAATCGTTTCCATATCACGATACGGATCTGCAAGAGGATAAAATAAAAGAAATTTTATCGCAAAATATAAAAGAGAGCGAAATTTATAATGTCTTAGAGAGCTATTTTGAAAGTACAAAAAATGAAACGACTAGCGTAAATTTATTGCAATATGCTAAAAACCTGGAATTTCAAACATTATTTAAAAAGTTTAATGAAAATTTTATGCCTAAGCAGGACTGGAAGGTCTCGCTTTTTGTAGAGCAATATAGTGGGCATTTCAGCGAGTTTTTAGATAATCGGGATAAATTGTTGCAATCAAATGATGATAAATTTAAAATTCTTGCCGAAATTAAAGATTTGGAAAAAGATTTAGGATTATACACGATATCCGTCGGTGAAAATTTACTAGAAGAACTTAAAAAAGATTATAAAACCACTTTAAAAGATTATTTTGGCATACGTATCTTACCGCCAGGCAATTTCTATAATAAATTTGACGGCTTCCTGCCTAAGCTTACGATTGCTGAAGAGGTATTTGACTAA
- the cas5 gene encoding CRISPR-associated protein Cas5: MFAFKIWGKFACFRDPLGISQNITLPIPPKTTICGMLAALLGIDNYLNDDRFDDFKYSVILDAPILKKSFSQNYINDYTKFTKSHLNSLLKFDMQKISLGLRDNKAPQKPINRELLIYPKYIIFIDKFKLEEEAIYNLKKRICKFSFYLGNSEFAGNFEFMEITNYEEKKFDEINIDSFVLQDDVKNIDFEESVLYSPISFASTLTPERSPDLGVNLILSNKQIKARDIKVWKIVCGDKIYHCRFV, translated from the coding sequence ATGTTTGCATTTAAAATTTGGGGTAAATTTGCTTGTTTTAGAGATCCTTTGGGGATTAGTCAAAATATCACTTTACCTATCCCGCCAAAGACTACTATTTGCGGTATGTTGGCGGCTTTACTCGGCATAGATAATTATTTAAACGATGATAGATTTGACGACTTTAAATATAGTGTAATCCTAGATGCTCCTATTTTAAAGAAGAGTTTTTCGCAAAATTATATAAACGACTATACGAAATTTACAAAGTCTCATCTAAATAGTTTGCTCAAATTTGATATGCAAAAAATCTCGCTTGGTTTGCGTGACAATAAGGCTCCTCAAAAACCAATAAATAGAGAACTCTTGATTTATCCGAAGTATATAATTTTTATTGATAAATTTAAGCTCGAAGAGGAAGCGATTTATAATCTAAAAAAACGAATTTGCAAATTTTCATTTTATCTTGGCAATAGCGAATTTGCAGGTAATTTCGAATTTATGGAAATAACGAATTATGAAGAGAAAAAATTTGACGAAATAAATATAGATTCATTCGTGCTTCAAGATGATGTAAAAAATATAGATTTTGAAGAAAGTGTTTTATATTCTCCGATTAGTTTTGCGAGCACTTTAACGCCAGAAAGATCTCCTGATTTGGGCGTAAATTTAATATTATCCAACAAGCAAATAAAGGCTAGGGATATTAAGGTTTGGAAGATAGTTTGCGGCGATAAAATTTATCATTGTAGATTTGTATAA
- the cas7b gene encoding type I-B CRISPR-associated protein Cas7/Csh2, whose amino-acid sequence MSDLAKHSEILFLWDAKMTNPNGDMLNDNAPRYDESDRKAVVSDVRVKRTIRDDLQYRKGKTVFVNNAEQVQSAETRFTELRNALNEKDDKKVFLSCIDNRLFGGVAPKSNLQIIGTVQFSWAKSLNETETILSQGTGAFGKDNSLNKTFRTDNYIPYGLFAMYGTINSLNAAKSNASEEDVADMLDSMWQGTKLLNTRSKVGQKPRMLIRVIYKDTYMIGLLDELVKIDNENSQQLRAFSECELNFSALARSLKNMSQKIEKVVVFYDDSAKKYLDNFKDLNINLEAKEL is encoded by the coding sequence ATGAGTGATTTAGCAAAACATAGTGAAATTCTGTTTTTATGGGATGCAAAAATGACTAATCCTAACGGCGACATGTTAAACGATAATGCGCCAAGATACGATGAAAGCGATAGAAAAGCCGTTGTTAGCGATGTTAGAGTAAAAAGAACGATCAGGGATGATCTGCAATATAGAAAAGGTAAAACCGTATTTGTAAATAACGCAGAGCAGGTACAATCGGCAGAAACCAGATTTACCGAGTTGAGGAATGCTTTAAATGAAAAAGATGATAAAAAAGTTTTTTTAAGCTGCATTGACAATAGACTTTTTGGCGGAGTGGCACCAAAAAGTAATCTTCAAATTATAGGTACGGTGCAATTTTCTTGGGCTAAATCACTAAACGAAACAGAGACTATTTTATCACAAGGAACCGGTGCTTTCGGTAAAGACAATAGCTTAAATAAGACATTTAGAACCGATAATTATATACCTTATGGGTTGTTTGCTATGTACGGTACTATAAATTCTCTAAATGCTGCTAAATCGAATGCAAGCGAAGAAGATGTTGCCGATATGCTTGATTCTATGTGGCAAGGCACAAAGCTACTAAATACCAGGAGTAAAGTCGGACAAAAACCAAGAATGCTTATAAGAGTTATCTATAAAGATACTTATATGATAGGTCTGCTTGACGAGCTTGTAAAGATAGACAATGAAAACTCTCAACAACTTCGTGCTTTTAGCGAATGTGAATTAAATTTCTCGGCTCTTGCAAGGTCGTTAAAAAATATGAGTCAAAAAATAGAAAAAGTAGTAGTTTTTTATGATGATTCGGCTAAAAAATATCTGGATAATTTTAAAGATCTAAATATAAATTTAGAAGCAAAAGAACTATAA
- the cas2 gene encoding CRISPR-associated endonuclease Cas2: MYAILFYDIAGAEQKEKNNANRIRKAVEKFLPRVQFSVFEGEIRESDFKKLTAVLQKECIAQLDSIVIYTFNSLKYSKRIVIGQDKSGALFS, translated from the coding sequence ATGTACGCCATTTTATTTTACGACATCGCCGGCGCCGAGCAAAAAGAGAAAAACAACGCAAACCGCATCAGAAAGGCGGTCGAGAAGTTTTTGCCGCGCGTGCAGTTTTCCGTTTTTGAAGGCGAGATTCGCGAGAGCGATTTTAAAAAACTAACCGCAGTTTTGCAAAAAGAGTGCATTGCGCAGCTTGATTCTATCGTGATTTATACTTTTAATTCGCTGAAATACTCCAAGCGTATCGTAATCGGACAGGATAAAAGCGGCGCGCTGTTTAGTTAA
- a CDS encoding TM1802 family CRISPR-associated protein, which produces MGLAHKLYKIGSLLSDDDVKAMIKSSNFKDSDHITLAIDFKIENGRLLGAPKLSRTSLDTIKTFFTKKIGGTSNSYYLYPNYEYQNEKDLYKKFQAISHTLQNSIVVYANSNNKILANLVFEYLENYKNDELGLKDFKQGDYFLILLINGKSFYELMPEVLQNYLNEFVKPHIEDKKGNAFLKEQIDIVTQEKEPCGYDPNVKFFTMDNYDDKFKEQSINRLPMSKNTAKSVKKGWMYAINNLKFYYKGLEYIIIPSMVNFDEDIFKEMINFLEKSNTLSDEATREESFIRKLNKQIENFEYINSFTLDIFFTEVNVTNLSVKIFATLEDVLPSRIRKVANLMQEDHITDAMKRVQSEDEDIRFVYLKDYFRVTEQFAISTNSIANLKNKILQEKIYLARLLLGYLKISYLEVLKRFEHFREFDGENKSRLKDSIKEWIMYPNTFIENENKILKFLKDINAIRM; this is translated from the coding sequence ATGGGATTAGCTCATAAGCTATATAAAATTGGCAGCCTGCTAAGTGACGACGATGTTAAGGCTATGATTAAAAGTTCTAATTTTAAGGATAGTGACCATATAACTTTGGCTATTGATTTTAAAATTGAGAACGGGAGGCTTCTTGGTGCTCCAAAGCTATCGCGAACTTCATTAGACACCATAAAAACATTTTTTACAAAAAAGATAGGTGGAACTAGTAATTCATATTATTTATACCCAAACTACGAGTATCAAAACGAAAAAGATTTATATAAAAAATTCCAAGCCATCTCACATACCTTACAAAATTCAATTGTAGTGTATGCAAATAGTAACAACAAAATTTTGGCAAATTTAGTATTTGAATATCTTGAAAACTATAAAAACGATGAGCTTGGGTTAAAGGACTTTAAGCAAGGCGATTATTTTCTGATTTTACTTATAAATGGCAAAAGTTTTTATGAGCTTATGCCGGAAGTTTTGCAAAATTATCTTAATGAATTTGTAAAGCCTCATATAGAGGACAAAAAAGGAAACGCTTTTTTAAAGGAGCAGATAGATATTGTTACCCAAGAAAAAGAACCTTGCGGGTATGATCCGAATGTCAAGTTTTTTACTATGGATAATTATGATGACAAATTTAAAGAGCAATCCATAAACCGTCTTCCTATGTCAAAAAATACGGCAAAATCGGTCAAAAAAGGCTGGATGTATGCGATAAACAATCTTAAATTTTATTACAAAGGATTAGAATATATAATAATTCCGTCTATGGTAAATTTTGACGAAGATATTTTTAAGGAAATGATAAATTTTCTTGAGAAATCAAATACTTTAAGTGATGAAGCAACTAGGGAAGAAAGCTTTATTAGAAAATTAAATAAGCAAATAGAAAATTTTGAATATATTAATAGCTTTACGCTCGATATATTCTTTACGGAGGTGAATGTTACCAATTTATCTGTTAAAATATTTGCTACTCTTGAAGATGTTTTGCCGAGCAGGATAAGAAAGGTAGCGAATTTGATGCAAGAAGATCATATTACGGATGCTATGAAACGAGTTCAAAGCGAGGATGAGGATATCAGATTTGTATATTTAAAGGATTATTTTAGGGTTACGGAACAGTTTGCTATATCTACAAATAGTATTGCAAATTTGAAAAATAAAATTTTACAAGAAAAAATATATTTAGCAAGATTACTTTTGGGGTATTTAAAAATAAGTTACCTGGAGGTTTTAAAACGTTTTGAACACTTTAGAGAGTTTGACGGTGAAAATAAAAGCAGATTAAAAGACAGTATAAAAGAGTGGATAATGTATCCGAATACTTTTATAGAAAATGAAAACAAGATTTTAAAATTTTTAAAAGATATAAACGCAATAAGGATGTAG
- the cas1 gene encoding CRISPR-associated endonuclease Cas1, with protein MQKSDRTHFILSAGRLRRQDNNIYFDKFDDAGAVAASKILPINAIDEIYVLAKVQIDTYTMAFLADNNVLLHVFSPYQSFRGNFYPNTSNSVNKSGFVLLNQVRAFDDPLKRVYIAREITRAHILNDAANCKRHGVKFDVSSHIEALNAAADVPAIMVAEGAFQKLYYEKWNEIIADQKSFKFTVRSKRPPADKINSFISYVNTRIYNVCLSEIYKTELDPRIGFLHEPNYRALSLHLDLAEIFKPILGDTLIFNMLNKKEITAKDFQTDTGRIKFSNDAVQKIELKMIARLGETVSLGGRDLTWRQVIRREANQIKKCICEDAPYEGFKWG; from the coding sequence ATGCAAAAAAGCGACAGGACGCATTTTATTTTAAGCGCAGGCAGGCTTCGTAGGCAAGATAACAATATCTATTTTGATAAATTTGACGATGCAGGCGCGGTCGCCGCTAGTAAAATTTTGCCGATAAATGCGATCGATGAAATTTACGTGCTGGCAAAAGTGCAGATCGATACCTACACTATGGCGTTTCTGGCGGACAACAACGTCCTTTTGCACGTTTTTAGTCCTTATCAGAGCTTTCGCGGTAATTTTTATCCAAATACCTCAAACTCGGTCAATAAAAGCGGCTTCGTGCTGCTAAATCAGGTCCGCGCTTTTGACGATCCGCTTAAGCGCGTCTACATCGCCCGCGAGATCACTCGCGCGCATATCCTAAACGACGCGGCAAACTGTAAAAGACACGGCGTGAAATTTGACGTATCGTCCCACATAGAGGCGCTAAATGCCGCCGCGGACGTACCTGCGATAATGGTGGCGGAAGGGGCGTTTCAAAAGCTCTACTACGAAAAGTGGAACGAGATAATCGCGGATCAAAAAAGCTTTAAATTTACCGTCCGCTCCAAGCGCCCGCCCGCCGATAAAATCAACAGTTTCATAAGCTACGTAAATACGCGTATTTATAACGTCTGCCTCAGCGAAATTTACAAAACCGAGCTTGATCCGCGCATCGGCTTTTTGCACGAGCCAAACTACCGCGCTCTGAGCCTACACCTCGATCTTGCCGAGATTTTTAAGCCGATTTTGGGTGATACGCTGATTTTTAATATGCTAAATAAAAAGGAGATCACGGCAAAGGACTTCCAAACCGACACCGGTCGGATAAAATTTAGCAACGACGCAGTGCAAAAGATAGAGCTAAAAATGATCGCGAGGCTTGGTGAAACGGTTTCGCTGGGCGGGCGCGATCTCACGTGGCGGCAGGTGATCCGCCGCGAGGCTAATCAGATCAAAAAATGTATCTGCGAAGATGCGCCTTATGAGGGATTTAAGTGGGGGTAA
- a CDS encoding alanine/glycine:cation symporter family protein, whose amino-acid sequence MLTDLVSSINSFLWGPYFLIALLCGTGLYFTIRLRFVQIFKFKMGLHRLFGNFSLHGKAAGKSGMSSFQAVATAVAAQVGTGNLVGATTALIMGGPGAIFWMWCAAFLGMATNFAEICLAQIYRTKDDSGHMIGGPAFYISRGLKSRYAKVLAAFFALAIILALGFMGNMVQANSISDGFRGAFGIPQWASGLFLAATCALIFIGGVKAIARVAEKIVPVMAILYVVIGIVIICFNLDKVPGVVALIFEAAFNPSAAWGGATGATIATAMRYGIARGLFSNEAGMGSTPHAHAAATVKHPVDQAVLGIMSVFVDTFIVLNITVFVVLSADVIHFENGKAVLTGISLVQEAFSTHVLGHAGGYGFVAICLFFFAFTTILGWYYFAEINVRYLFGAKFVRILQILVVGFVFAGSLLKINFVWELADMFNGLMVLPNLIAIIALSPVVVKLLKDHEEGKEYDPSEYIRKV is encoded by the coding sequence ATGCTCACCGACCTCGTAAGCTCTATAAATTCGTTCCTTTGGGGGCCGTATTTCCTCATCGCGCTACTTTGCGGCACCGGACTTTACTTCACGATCAGGCTGCGTTTCGTGCAGATCTTTAAGTTTAAAATGGGGCTTCATAGGCTTTTTGGCAACTTCTCTTTGCACGGCAAAGCGGCGGGAAAATCGGGTATGAGCTCGTTTCAGGCCGTCGCTACCGCCGTTGCCGCACAGGTGGGCACGGGCAACCTCGTCGGCGCCACAACGGCGCTTATCATGGGCGGGCCAGGCGCGATATTTTGGATGTGGTGCGCAGCGTTTTTGGGTATGGCGACGAATTTCGCCGAGATCTGCCTCGCGCAAATTTACCGCACCAAGGACGACAGCGGCCATATGATCGGCGGGCCGGCGTTTTATATCAGTCGCGGGCTAAAGAGTCGCTACGCCAAGGTTTTGGCGGCATTTTTTGCGCTGGCGATCATCTTGGCGCTTGGATTTATGGGAAATATGGTGCAAGCCAACTCCATCTCGGACGGCTTTAGGGGCGCGTTTGGCATACCGCAGTGGGCGAGCGGACTGTTTTTAGCCGCGACGTGTGCGCTTATTTTTATCGGCGGCGTCAAAGCCATCGCCAGAGTCGCCGAAAAGATCGTGCCCGTGATGGCGATCCTCTACGTCGTCATCGGCATCGTGATCATCTGCTTTAATCTCGACAAGGTTCCCGGCGTCGTAGCTCTCATTTTCGAAGCGGCGTTTAACCCTTCGGCGGCTTGGGGCGGCGCGACCGGAGCCACGATCGCTACGGCGATGAGATACGGCATCGCACGCGGACTGTTTTCAAACGAAGCCGGTATGGGCTCAACCCCTCACGCACACGCTGCGGCCACCGTAAAGCACCCCGTAGATCAGGCGGTGCTGGGCATTATGAGCGTATTTGTCGATACCTTTATCGTGCTAAATATCACCGTTTTTGTGGTGCTTAGCGCCGACGTGATACATTTTGAAAACGGCAAAGCCGTGCTAACCGGTATCTCACTCGTGCAAGAGGCCTTTTCGACGCATGTTTTGGGGCATGCGGGCGGCTACGGATTCGTAGCGATCTGCTTGTTTTTCTTTGCTTTTACGACGATTTTGGGTTGGTATTACTTCGCCGAGATCAATGTGCGTTACCTTTTTGGCGCCAAATTCGTGCGAATTTTGCAGATATTGGTCGTGGGATTCGTCTTTGCCGGCAGCTTGTTAAAGATAAATTTCGTCTGGGAGCTGGCCGATATGTTTAACGGCCTTATGGTGCTGCCGAACCTGATCGCCATCATCGCGCTTAGCCCCGTCGTGGTTAAGCTCCTAAAGGATCACGAAGAGGGGAAGGAATACGATCCGAGCGAGTATATAAGGAAAGTTTAA
- a CDS encoding Dna2/Cas4 domain-containing protein, producing the protein MFHKDQITGTLVNYYVTCKREAWLYAHHIHADQEDENVLMGKALADIKESDLQDFAFSNLKFDKLSKQRGHYLITEYKKSLKNELAGKMQLLFYVYLLKTGLNLKEVKGKLISGKKVILVEDSSENFALIEQILSEITSLANLERPPKFTQGKFCANCAYSGYCVS; encoded by the coding sequence ATGTTTCACAAAGACCAAATCACCGGCACGCTTGTGAATTATTACGTCACCTGCAAGCGCGAGGCGTGGCTTTACGCGCACCATATCCACGCAGATCAGGAGGATGAAAACGTGCTGATGGGCAAGGCGCTGGCGGACATCAAAGAGAGCGATTTGCAGGACTTTGCATTTTCAAATTTGAAATTCGACAAACTTTCCAAGCAGCGCGGACACTATCTCATCACCGAATACAAAAAGAGCCTAAAAAACGAGCTTGCGGGCAAGATGCAGCTACTTTTTTACGTCTATCTTTTAAAAACGGGTTTAAATTTAAAAGAGGTAAAAGGCAAACTAATCAGCGGTAAAAAGGTGATTTTGGTGGAGGATAGCAGCGAAAATTTCGCTCTGATCGAGCAAATTTTAAGCGAGATAACGTCGCTTGCGAACCTAGAGCGACCGCCAAAATTTACGCAGGGCAAATTTTGCGCAAACTGCGCTTATAGCGGATATTGCGTGAGTTAG